A part of Candidatus Moraniibacteriota bacterium genomic DNA contains:
- a CDS encoding LamG domain-containing protein, translated as MKLSLTHFLQWGGIAAVLLVVVGLNYDFESKAGMQLNGSVESSLSQGMRGYWKLDDGSGTNATDSSGNANTLAMTGSPTWSAGQIGPYMLDFSGSGQYLSVADPASGVLDFANGADFSLTGWFNRDTFTADHTIVAKKTDQATNAGYVVWIDASTDTVNFEISDGTYTYEADSTTTFTSTGWHHFTAVWDDSRGASVYIDGGLNGSTETSTSSIGDLSNANAFRIGAESDAGVPFDGKLDDIRVYGYALSADEVKKLYNTTSPAQPVDTSLVGHWTFDGPDIQGSTAIDRSSFGNNGTITGAVPVKGKLGQGMGFDGTGDYVETNSTIPASGAFSISAWINMKQINDLPSIVNTSNSIFYYSSYVSRLYWTNNNYSTRVGGSSALNINQWYFVVVVNNSDDTATLYINGTQDGTANQAAGSRLAGGEICIGARSDGLKPFNGIIDDVRFYNRALSASEITNFYNMGR; from the coding sequence ATGAAACTCTCCCTCACACATTTCCTCCAGTGGGGCGGCATCGCTGCCGTGCTGCTTGTTGTCGTCGGACTCAACTACGATTTCGAATCCAAAGCCGGCATGCAGCTCAATGGTTCTGTCGAGAGCTCGCTCTCCCAAGGGATGCGCGGCTACTGGAAACTCGATGACGGCTCCGGCACCAATGCGACCGACAGTAGTGGAAATGCAAACACTCTCGCCATGACTGGCTCTCCCACCTGGAGTGCCGGACAAATCGGTCCATACATGCTCGACTTCTCCGGAAGCGGACAATACCTCTCCGTCGCCGATCCCGCAAGCGGTGTCCTCGACTTTGCCAATGGAGCCGACTTCTCTCTCACGGGCTGGTTCAATCGAGACACTTTCACCGCCGACCACACCATCGTCGCCAAGAAAACCGACCAAGCTACCAATGCCGGCTATGTCGTCTGGATAGATGCCTCTACCGATACGGTCAACTTCGAAATTTCTGATGGTACCTATACCTACGAAGCAGACTCTACCACAACATTCACATCAACCGGTTGGCATCACTTCACTGCCGTCTGGGATGATAGTCGTGGTGCCTCTGTCTATATTGATGGAGGACTCAATGGAAGCACAGAAACCTCTACCAGTAGTATAGGAGACCTCTCGAATGCCAATGCCTTCCGTATCGGAGCCGAATCCGACGCCGGAGTTCCTTTTGATGGCAAGCTCGATGATATCCGCGTCTATGGCTACGCTCTCTCTGCTGACGAAGTAAAGAAGCTCTACAATACCACGAGCCCCGCCCAACCCGTCGACACCTCCTTGGTCGGGCACTGGACGTTTGATGGTCCGGATATTCAGGGGAGTACCGCAATAGACAGGAGTAGCTTCGGGAACAATGGGACGATAACGGGAGCGGTACCGGTGAAGGGGAAATTGGGCCAGGGGATGGGGTTTGATGGGACGGGGGATTATGTTGAAACAAATTCAACCATTCCTGCTTCTGGAGCATTCTCCATAAGTGCGTGGATCAATATGAAACAAATAAACGATCTCCCCTCAATTGTTAATACGAGCAACTCGATTTTTTATTATAGTTCTTATGTCAGTCGTCTTTACTGGACGAACAATAACTACTCTACAAGAGTAGGAGGATCTTCCGCTTTAAATATCAATCAGTGGTATTTTGTGGTGGTTGTAAATAACAGTGATGACACGGCAACATTATACATAAACGGTACACAAGACGGGACAGCCAATCAAGCCGCGGGCTCAAGACTAGCAGGAGGAGAAATTTGTATAGGTGCTCGTTCTGATGGCCTGAAGCCTTTTAATGGGATCATTGACGATGTTCGCTTCTACAACCGCGCCCTCTCCGCAAGCGAAATCACCAACTTCTACAACATGGGGCGGTAA
- a CDS encoding single-stranded DNA-binding protein: protein MNVNKAILVGRLTRDPETRTTPSGQTVATIGLATSHRWSDKSGQKQEKTEFHTIILWGRTAEVAAQYLTKGQEAYFEGRIQTRSYTGKDGVERKVTEIVAENMQLGSRPMGQGGGSSRSESTPASRPTGQNQPKSTPTATDDDIPTINLDDEKEEIKIEDVPF from the coding sequence ATGAATGTGAACAAGGCGATTTTGGTAGGAAGGCTGACGCGTGATCCCGAGACGAGGACGACGCCGAGTGGACAGACCGTGGCGACAATCGGACTCGCGACCAGTCACCGATGGAGCGACAAGAGTGGACAGAAGCAAGAAAAGACCGAATTTCACACCATCATTCTTTGGGGTCGGACAGCAGAAGTAGCGGCGCAGTATCTGACAAAGGGTCAGGAGGCTTATTTTGAAGGTCGGATTCAGACGAGAAGCTATACCGGGAAAGACGGAGTTGAACGAAAAGTGACAGAAATCGTTGCAGAAAACATGCAGCTTGGAAGTCGCCCAATGGGGCAAGGCGGCGGATCTTCGCGATCAGAATCCACTCCGGCATCGCGTCCAACAGGCCAGAATCAGCCAAAATCTACGCCAACTGCCACAGATGATGATATTCCGACTATCAATCTCGATGATGAGAAAGAGGAGATAAAGATCGAGGATGTCCCATTCTGA
- a CDS encoding aminoacyl-tRNA hydrolase, with the protein MHLIIGLGNPGKKYLDTRHNIGFSYLEYIRQEWNFPPFRDNASFRAECSEGRIDTEKILLARPRTFMNRSGDAVQKISRFYKIESNHIAVIHDDLDIPLGEVRESFDSRSAGHNGVEDIIGALNTKEFFRFRIGIKNPEERTIENSQKDTAAFVLEPFSADEYAAIEKIFPNITERLQTWIEARG; encoded by the coding sequence ATGCATCTCATAATCGGTCTCGGCAATCCTGGAAAGAAATATCTCGACACACGACACAATATCGGATTTTCTTATCTCGAATACATCCGACAAGAATGGAACTTCCCACCCTTCCGAGACAATGCATCCTTTCGAGCGGAATGTTCCGAAGGAAGAATCGACACGGAGAAAATCCTACTCGCTCGTCCACGCACATTCATGAATCGCTCCGGAGATGCCGTACAAAAAATTTCCCGGTTCTACAAAATCGAATCGAATCATATCGCCGTCATCCACGACGACCTCGATATTCCCCTTGGGGAAGTCCGCGAATCATTCGATTCCCGATCCGCCGGACACAATGGCGTCGAAGACATCATCGGCGCACTCAATACCAAAGAGTTTTTCCGCTTCCGAATCGGCATCAAAAACCCCGAGGAGAGAACCATCGAAAACTCCCAAAAAGACACTGCAGCATTCGTACTCGAACCATTTTCTGCAGATGAATACGCCGCTATCGAAAAAATATTCCCAAACATTACCGAGAGACTTCAAACTTGGATAGAAGCAAGAGGTTGA
- a CDS encoding 30S ribosomal protein S18, whose protein sequence is MQTSEQEQAMRKKLEALDYKDAHFLRRFLNSQGKIYPPKKFGLTVKEQRHLSVAIKRARYMALVPYVIQ, encoded by the coding sequence ATGCAGACCAGCGAACAGGAACAGGCAATGCGAAAGAAACTCGAAGCACTCGATTACAAAGATGCGCACTTCCTTCGGCGATTTCTCAATTCGCAGGGAAAAATTTATCCGCCAAAGAAATTTGGATTGACCGTCAAGGAACAACGACACCTCTCTGTCGCGATTAAGCGCGCGCGATACATGGCGCTCGTCCCATATGTTATCCAGTAA
- a CDS encoding fibronectin type III domain-containing protein, with protein sequence MQYVIHSLVGSRIGSFCFLVAVFVFGAAVVFPGKAEAATYYVSKTGADSNPGTSQQPWLTITKAANTMVSGDTALVAAGTYNETVRTVRHGSVGNRITFRANGIAKGSKFFIDHNYVTVEGFSLSGFGAVESIGDYCEISSNTFTNGGIFFPPNRDQKADYCVIRGNTITVPTPQGADFPTIMIYGDNNLIENNEIGPGYDVDSFRPFGSNNIIRNNYIHDISYSPGSAAHIDVLQFYGINGDTVYNLLFEKNRVANSQGQMWMTEVQGATTLSDVIIRNNLFYNVSQNAYIGVPNFEVYNNTFVNTGVISVQKDSYKMNGINAKIKNNIFITSKDANASYVYNFIVASGGPNPQADYNCVASNSYNTITSFSEANGINGCNPLFVDRSTGDFRLSTGSPAIDSGASLTVNDDITGLTRPVGAGWDIGAYEYTSGTPLDPDTTSPTSPTGLAANATSQSSITVSWTASTDPIVAGQTTSGISNYIVERCQGSGCSTFTQVGTPTTSPFVDSGLTPNTFYNYHVRATDAAGNLSGWSNVVGATTQAPDTQAPTAPSNLQTSVVSSSNINLAWTASTDNVAVTNYTVERCSGTSCTTFTQIATPTTNSYSDAGLTGTTTYRYRVLATDAANNTSPYSNISSATTPVAPPVSQYLQAGYNFAEGTGTTTQDISGHNHTGTLSNTTWSTSGKYGNALDFNGTSSSVGIGNWNIPGSAITLSAWVRADDWKTDDVRILSKATDSTEQGHTWMLSDSNSLLRFRLKTGGTTTTLVATSGTLQTNVWTHVAAVYDGSTMTLYKDGLEVGSQAKTGTIDQNTANISIGANPEGSNSFDGTIDDVRIYNKALTQSEIQTDMNTPLTQGGSGTQVCNTVTTANFSDAAYNSYGAPFDAFQTSTNLMNALCTSADTHTITFTTGVTGDTARIVYTKGYWYDAIGSAWRQYTGTCTGALNGEWCQGSVSATITDANVSTSGTGSPTYLVGMTCSVQGGGWKCGCRDTACASFNWQVQGGGM encoded by the coding sequence ATGCAGTACGTCATTCATAGTTTGGTTGGGAGTAGGATTGGTTCGTTCTGTTTTTTGGTAGCGGTTTTTGTTTTCGGCGCGGCGGTTGTTTTTCCAGGAAAGGCGGAAGCAGCGACGTACTATGTGTCGAAAACAGGTGCAGATAGCAATCCCGGCACATCGCAGCAGCCGTGGCTGACTATAACCAAAGCGGCAAATACCATGGTCAGCGGTGATACAGCGCTGGTGGCTGCTGGGACATATAACGAGACCGTGCGAACGGTACGCCACGGAAGCGTAGGAAATAGAATCACATTTCGAGCAAATGGGATTGCCAAAGGAAGCAAATTCTTTATTGATCATAATTATGTAACTGTAGAAGGGTTCAGTTTATCGGGATTTGGCGCGGTTGAGTCAATCGGTGACTATTGCGAAATCTCCAGTAACACATTTACGAACGGTGGGATTTTTTTTCCTCCGAATAGAGACCAAAAAGCGGACTATTGCGTTATCCGTGGCAATACCATTACCGTACCAACGCCGCAGGGAGCGGATTTCCCCACGATCATGATCTATGGCGATAATAATCTTATAGAGAATAACGAGATTGGACCCGGCTATGATGTTGACTCATTCCGTCCGTTCGGATCAAACAATATCATAAGAAACAACTATATCCATGACATTTCTTACTCGCCGGGAAGTGCGGCGCACATAGACGTACTTCAATTCTACGGCATCAACGGTGATACCGTATATAATTTGCTATTTGAGAAAAACAGAGTCGCTAATTCTCAAGGACAAATGTGGATGACGGAGGTCCAAGGTGCAACCACCCTGAGTGACGTAATTATCCGCAACAATTTATTTTATAATGTTTCACAAAACGCTTATATAGGCGTCCCTAATTTTGAGGTATATAACAATACCTTTGTGAATACAGGGGTTATTTCGGTGCAAAAGGATTCGTACAAGATGAATGGCATAAATGCCAAAATAAAGAACAATATCTTCATTACAAGTAAAGATGCTAATGCATCTTATGTTTATAACTTCATTGTTGCAAGCGGGGGGCCTAACCCGCAGGCAGATTACAACTGCGTAGCCTCCAATAGCTACAATACGATTACGTCTTTTTCAGAAGCAAACGGAATCAATGGGTGCAACCCTTTATTTGTTGATCGCTCCACTGGTGACTTCCGTCTCTCGACTGGCAGTCCAGCAATTGATTCGGGGGCGAGTCTTACCGTTAACGACGATATTACTGGGTTAACGCGTCCAGTAGGGGCTGGGTGGGACATCGGCGCCTACGAATACACTTCCGGCACCCCCCTCGACCCCGACACCACTTCTCCCACTTCTCCCACCGGCCTCGCCGCAAACGCCACGAGCCAATCGAGCATCACCGTCTCCTGGACCGCCTCGACCGATCCGATAGTCGCGGGACAGACCACCTCAGGTATTTCCAATTACATCGTCGAGCGCTGCCAAGGCTCCGGTTGTTCCACCTTCACCCAAGTCGGCACTCCGACCACCTCTCCCTTCGTCGACTCCGGCCTCACGCCAAACACCTTTTACAACTATCACGTCCGCGCGACCGATGCCGCCGGGAATCTCTCCGGCTGGTCCAATGTGGTCGGTGCGACGACCCAAGCTCCTGATACGCAAGCGCCCACAGCTCCGAGCAATCTCCAAACCTCCGTCGTCTCATCCTCCAACATCAACCTCGCCTGGACGGCAAGCACAGACAATGTCGCCGTCACCAATTACACCGTCGAACGCTGCTCCGGAACTTCCTGCACCACCTTCACCCAAATCGCCACTCCAACGACCAACTCCTACTCCGACGCCGGTCTTACGGGAACGACGACCTACCGTTACCGAGTCCTCGCAACCGATGCCGCCAACAACACTTCCCCCTACTCGAATATTTCTTCCGCCACGACCCCCGTTGCGCCTCCCGTCTCCCAGTATCTCCAGGCGGGCTACAACTTTGCCGAAGGCACCGGCACCACCACCCAAGACATCTCCGGTCACAACCACACCGGTACTCTCTCCAATACCACCTGGTCGACGAGCGGCAAATACGGAAACGCTCTCGACTTTAACGGAACGAGCAGCTCTGTCGGTATTGGAAACTGGAACATTCCCGGAAGCGCCATCACCCTAAGCGCCTGGGTACGGGCGGACGACTGGAAGACGGACGATGTCCGCATCCTCTCCAAAGCAACCGACAGTACCGAACAGGGTCATACCTGGATGCTCTCCGATTCCAATAGTCTCCTCCGCTTCCGCCTCAAAACCGGTGGCACAACCACAACCCTCGTTGCAACGAGCGGCACTCTCCAAACAAATGTCTGGACTCATGTCGCCGCGGTCTATGACGGAAGCACGATGACACTCTACAAAGACGGACTCGAAGTCGGAAGCCAAGCCAAAACCGGCACCATCGATCAAAACACCGCCAACATTTCAATCGGAGCAAATCCCGAAGGCTCCAACTCCTTTGACGGTACGATAGACGATGTCCGCATCTACAACAAGGCGCTCACGCAATCAGAAATCCAAACCGATATGAATACCCCGCTCACCCAAGGAGGAAGCGGAACCCAAGTTTGCAACACCGTGACGACCGCGAACTTCTCCGATGCCGCTTACAACAGTTACGGCGCGCCTTTCGATGCGTTTCAAACGAGTACGAATCTGATGAATGCACTGTGCACCAGCGCCGACACGCATACCATCACGTTCACGACCGGAGTAACGGGAGACACCGCGAGAATCGTCTACACCAAAGGCTACTGGTACGATGCAATAGGAAGCGCCTGGCGACAATACACCGGCACCTGCACGGGAGCGCTCAATGGCGAGTGGTGCCAAGGCTCCGTCTCCGCGACGATCACGGATGCCAATGTCTCCACTTCCGGGACGGGCTCACCCACCTACCTGGTCGGGATGACCTGCAGTGTGCAGGGAGGTGGGTGGAAGTGCGGGTGTCGGGATACGGCGTGTGCGAGTTTCAACTGGCAGGTGCAAGGGGGAGGGATGTAG
- the gyrB gene encoding DNA topoisomerase (ATP-hydrolyzing) subunit B has product MSPTESKNKNEYNAASIQVLEGLDPVRKRPGMYIGGTSLEGLHHLIWEVVNNSIDEAMAGFGNHIVVRLLPGEIVEVSDEGRGIPVEIHPQTKKSTLETVLTVLHAGGKFGGGGYKISGGLHGVGVSVVNALSEWTRVEVHLKGKVWLQEYDRGKPRGDVRSIGTSKRTGTTISFKADSQIFPEIRYSWSKILDYLRYQAYLTKGIRISVSDEREASGVHEAYKTKQYSFMFDSGIISFVKFLNRGKEIKNTTPVSIEKTIGDTYVEVSLQYVDTFKEHLFAFANNILNPEGGTHVTGFRSALTRSLNDYAKKRNLLKEKDGALSSEDVFEGLTAVISVKLPEPQFEGQTKAKLGNAEVRGIVSGVVSAGLSEFLETHPDDGKAILEKCLLTARARIAARAAKDAVLRKGALDGMTLPGKLADCTSRDASKSELYIVEGDSAGGSAKQGRDRMFQAILPLRGKLVNVEKTSLDKVVKSDTLKPIIIALGAGIGESLTLAKLRYHKIIIMADADVDGSHIRTLLLTFFYRYFEDMVKEGYVYIAQPPLYRLQKGKRVEYVFTDEEKDRMLAQMTKDIAAKAALAGKSEKTKSSSKNAESAQEDAEGGTASSTDGSETVHGVNIQRYKGLGEMNPEQLWETTMNPAHRQMLRVSLDDAEEADRIFDILMGNEVEPRRRFIQTHAKNVKNLDV; this is encoded by the coding sequence ATGTCTCCAACCGAATCAAAAAACAAGAACGAATATAATGCCGCCTCCATTCAGGTCCTTGAAGGTCTTGATCCGGTGCGGAAGCGCCCGGGCATGTATATCGGCGGCACGTCACTTGAGGGATTGCATCACCTTATTTGGGAAGTGGTGAACAACTCTATCGATGAAGCGATGGCAGGATTTGGCAATCACATTGTCGTGCGACTTTTGCCGGGTGAGATTGTCGAGGTATCAGACGAGGGTCGAGGTATTCCGGTGGAAATTCATCCGCAGACAAAGAAATCCACCCTTGAAACCGTGCTGACTGTGCTGCATGCCGGAGGGAAGTTTGGCGGTGGCGGGTACAAAATTTCCGGTGGACTTCACGGTGTTGGTGTGTCGGTAGTCAATGCACTTTCGGAATGGACGCGCGTCGAAGTACACCTCAAGGGAAAGGTGTGGCTTCAAGAGTACGATCGCGGGAAGCCGAGAGGAGATGTTCGCTCAATCGGTACTTCCAAACGCACAGGGACCACTATCTCCTTCAAGGCGGATAGCCAAATTTTCCCGGAAATCCGATATAGCTGGAGCAAGATTTTGGACTATCTCCGTTATCAAGCGTATCTTACCAAGGGAATTCGTATCAGTGTGTCCGATGAGCGGGAGGCATCTGGTGTTCATGAAGCGTACAAAACGAAGCAGTATTCTTTCATGTTTGATTCCGGCATCATATCATTTGTCAAATTTTTGAATCGTGGGAAGGAAATAAAAAATACGACACCAGTTTCCATCGAGAAAACAATTGGCGACACGTATGTCGAAGTGTCGCTTCAGTATGTCGATACCTTCAAAGAACATCTCTTCGCATTTGCCAACAATATCCTCAATCCAGAAGGCGGGACACACGTGACTGGCTTTCGGAGTGCACTGACTCGCTCGCTCAATGATTATGCCAAGAAGCGCAATCTTCTCAAGGAAAAAGATGGAGCGCTGTCTTCGGAAGATGTGTTTGAGGGACTTACCGCAGTGATTTCCGTGAAGCTTCCGGAGCCGCAATTTGAGGGTCAGACAAAGGCAAAGCTTGGAAATGCCGAGGTGCGTGGCATTGTGTCGGGTGTTGTTTCGGCAGGACTTTCAGAGTTTCTCGAGACGCATCCCGATGACGGGAAGGCGATTCTTGAGAAATGTCTTCTCACTGCGCGGGCGCGCATTGCGGCGCGTGCCGCAAAGGATGCGGTATTGCGAAAAGGCGCTCTCGACGGTATGACGCTTCCTGGGAAGCTTGCCGACTGTACCAGTCGCGACGCATCAAAATCGGAGCTCTATATTGTCGAGGGAGACTCCGCTGGTGGAAGTGCCAAGCAGGGGCGGGACCGAATGTTTCAGGCGATACTTCCGCTTCGAGGGAAACTCGTCAATGTCGAAAAGACCAGTCTCGATAAGGTGGTGAAGTCGGACACCTTGAAGCCGATTATCATCGCGCTCGGCGCAGGTATTGGGGAGAGTCTTACTCTCGCGAAACTGCGGTATCACAAGATTATCATCATGGCGGATGCCGATGTGGATGGTTCGCATATTCGCACGCTTCTTCTGACATTTTTCTATCGATATTTCGAAGACATGGTGAAAGAGGGCTATGTCTATATTGCTCAGCCACCACTGTATCGTCTCCAGAAGGGGAAGCGAGTCGAATATGTCTTTACGGATGAAGAAAAAGACCGCATGCTCGCGCAGATGACCAAAGATATCGCCGCGAAAGCCGCCCTTGCCGGGAAGTCAGAGAAGACGAAATCATCGAGCAAAAATGCAGAGAGTGCCCAAGAAGATGCTGAGGGAGGAACTGCTTCATCGACCGATGGTTCAGAAACCGTTCACGGCGTCAATATTCAGCGATACAAAGGTTTGGGAGAAATGAATCCCGAACAGCTCTGGGAGACGACGATGAATCCGGCACATCGGCAAATGCTTCGCGTCTCTCTTGACGATGCCGAAGAAGCCGACCGGATTTTTGACATTCTTATGGGCAATGAAGTTGAACCTCGCCGCCGTTTCATTCAAACGCACGCCAAGAATGTGAAAAACTTGGATGTTTGA
- a CDS encoding 50S ribosomal protein L25, with protein sequence MSASIQLSVDKRVKDESTLSSIRKNGRIPAILYGHGNAPQMLTVPSLEFSRAYKEAGENTIVELSLPKGKSINTLIYDVQLDPLSGNILHADFYQVRMDEKVEAHVPLEFVGESLAVRGSGGILVKALDEVEVSCLPGSIPHEFSIDISVLATFDDQIHVSDIVVPEGVEMLSDQDTVVALVERPRTDEEMASLETKVEADVNKVEGVVKKEATPGAEKNPE encoded by the coding sequence ATGAGCGCATCAATACAACTCTCAGTCGATAAGCGGGTAAAGGATGAATCGACGCTGTCAAGTATCCGAAAAAACGGACGAATTCCTGCCATACTCTATGGACATGGGAATGCGCCTCAGATGCTGACGGTCCCCTCTCTTGAGTTTTCACGTGCTTACAAGGAGGCTGGCGAAAACACCATCGTCGAGCTCTCACTTCCAAAGGGAAAGTCGATCAATACGCTTATCTACGATGTGCAACTTGATCCTTTGTCAGGAAATATTCTTCACGCAGATTTTTATCAAGTGCGCATGGATGAAAAGGTGGAAGCACATGTGCCGCTCGAATTTGTCGGTGAATCACTCGCAGTTCGCGGGTCTGGTGGTATTCTTGTGAAGGCGCTCGATGAAGTGGAGGTCTCGTGTCTTCCGGGAAGTATTCCCCATGAATTCTCTATCGATATTTCCGTACTTGCTACATTTGATGATCAGATTCACGTTTCTGACATTGTTGTTCCAGAAGGTGTCGAGATGCTGAGTGATCAGGATACCGTTGTGGCGCTCGTTGAACGTCCGAGAACAGATGAAGAAATGGCATCACTTGAAACAAAGGTGGAAGCCGACGTCAACAAAGTGGAAGGTGTTGTGAAGAAAGAGGCAACTCCGGGTGCCGAGAAGAATCCCGAATAA
- a CDS encoding 30S ribosomal protein S6, with the protein MMEYEILYLVGESKKAQLDTIKKSVEDAIVAAGGEMQEGEFVDERRMEYPIKGESRGTYIAKRFTVKEGAGDIPAEVTKTISFDKNILRFMVVRAEELPTLEESQERVRHTPDTRRKPQGRYISSRQRPPQSVAPAVVKPESAASALSDTEIDKKLGEVLDI; encoded by the coding sequence ATGATGGAATACGAGATATTGTATCTTGTGGGAGAGTCGAAGAAGGCGCAGCTTGATACCATCAAGAAAAGCGTTGAGGACGCGATTGTTGCGGCGGGCGGAGAGATGCAAGAGGGAGAATTTGTTGATGAGCGCCGGATGGAATATCCGATTAAGGGCGAGTCTCGAGGGACATATATTGCCAAGCGCTTTACAGTGAAAGAGGGTGCGGGTGATATTCCTGCAGAGGTGACGAAAACGATATCGTTCGACAAGAATATACTGCGATTTATGGTCGTGCGCGCTGAGGAATTGCCGACACTCGAAGAATCTCAGGAGCGAGTGCGACATACTCCGGACACGAGACGGAAACCTCAGGGGCGATATATTTCGAGTCGTCAGCGCCCCCCTCAGAGCGTGGCACCTGCTGTTGTGAAGCCGGAATCGGCAGCATCAGCATTGTCTGATACAGAGATAGACAAGAAGCTTGGTGAGGTTTTGGATATTTAA
- the efp gene encoding elongation factor P, producing the protein MLNISDIKTGKKIVVEGDPYAVLYHEHSKTGRAGAVLRTRLKNLRTGAVLERTFQGSDKVDEADVAKSKAQYLYKEGNSYAFMDMESYDQVSLSTETLSGAERYLVEGIEVTLLQFEGTPLTIELPPKVTLTVVDAPPGIKGDSVSSGDKLVKLETGLEVTTPLFVKEGDRILVNTDRGTYVSRA; encoded by the coding sequence ATGCTGAATATCAGTGATATCAAAACCGGAAAGAAAATTGTGGTGGAGGGCGACCCCTACGCCGTGCTCTATCATGAACATTCAAAGACGGGTCGTGCGGGCGCTGTCTTGCGGACCCGCCTCAAGAATCTTCGGACGGGTGCTGTGCTAGAACGGACATTTCAGGGATCGGACAAAGTGGATGAGGCAGATGTTGCGAAGTCTAAAGCGCAGTACCTATACAAGGAGGGGAATTCGTATGCTTTCATGGATATGGAGTCATATGATCAGGTATCTCTGTCGACAGAGACGCTTTCTGGCGCAGAGCGATATCTCGTTGAAGGGATAGAGGTGACGCTTCTGCAGTTTGAAGGGACGCCGCTCACTATCGAGCTTCCGCCGAAGGTGACGCTGACAGTTGTCGATGCGCCTCCGGGCATAAAAGGGGACAGTGTTTCTTCTGGCGACAAGCTTGTGAAGCTCGAAACCGGACTCGAGGTGACGACGCCACTTTTTGTCAAAGAGGGCGATCGAATACTGGTAAATACTGATCGTGGTACCTATGTGTCTCGCGCATAA